The following proteins are encoded in a genomic region of Drosophila miranda strain MSH22 chromosome 4, D.miranda_PacBio2.1, whole genome shotgun sequence:
- the LOC108163687 gene encoding prolactin regulatory element-binding protein — protein MAPTRRPSDGLLARVNFPLYAVDMLTSRHILVAGGGGSSKTGVANGFEIYELYHNGSHFCAEEVLRHETGANVVMNFAVRNNGRRGYLCAGQEAHCQMYYVQPRIETEEDGGVNKPNPVERPHENGNVRQRGGATAAAHSGVEFIANGHKPPTSVDDLLKQFQRLRFDIQAADVVQTDFLKSSEPLQRVVRISGNGRLMATGGTDGKLRIWSFPQMTLGAELPAHSKEIDDLDFSPDSKYIASISKDSQGLVWDLSTGKLHHKLQWQTPEGSKYLFKRCRYGTVEAHKDNYRLFTIANPLGKVGKQRGYLQHWDCASGKLRQAVAIDESLSSLAVRDDGRFVAVGTMFSGSVSMYIAFSLQRVLHIPHAHSMFVTGLQFLPITNEEGPPISSDTDAAVLSISVDNKVCIHSLAQRRTIPAWMAIAFIIVMIFAVFVLCSYIGI, from the exons ATGGCCCCGACACGCAGACCCAGCGATGGCCTGCTGGCCCGCGTCAATTTCCCCCTGTATGCCGTGGATATGCTGACCAGCCGCCACATTCTGGTGGCCGGCGGCGGAGGTTCCAGCAAGACGGGTGTAGCAAATGGCTTT GAAATCTATGAGTTGTACCACAATGGCAGTCATTTTTGTGCCGAGGAAGTGCTGCGCCACGAGACGGGTGCCAATGTGGTGATGAATTTCGCGGTGCGAAACAATGGACGAAGGGGATATCTGTGTGCCGGACAGGAGGCTCATTGCCAGATGTACTATGTCCAGCCGCGCATCGAAACGGAGGAAGATGGTGGCGTCAATAAACCCAATCCCGTGGAGCGGCCCCATGAGAACGGGAATGTGAGGCAGCGTGgcggagcaacagcagcagcccatTCGGGTGTGGAATTCATAGCCAATGGCCATAAACCACCTACCTCGGTCGACGATCTACTTAAGCAGTTCCAGCGCCTACGCTTCGACATCCAGGCGGCGGATGTGGTGCAAACGGACTTCCTCAAGAGCTCAGAGCCACTACAGAGGGTGGTGCGAATCAGTGGCAATGGCAGGCTAATGGCCACCGGCGGCACCGATGGGAAGCTGCGCATTTGGTCGTTTCCTCAGATGACACTGGGAGCCGAACTGCCGGCGCACAGCAAGGAAATCGATGACCTGGACTTTAGTCCCGACAGCAAATACATTGCGAGCATTTCCAAGGATTCGCAGGGACTGGTGTGGGACCTGAGCACAGGCAAACTGCACCACAAGCTGCAATGGCAGACGCCCGAGGGGTCCAAGTATCTCTTCAAGCGTTGTCGTTATGGTACCGTGGAGGCGCACAAGGACAACTATCGCCTTTTCACCATTGCCAATCCCCTGGGAAAGGTGGGAAAACAGCGGGGATATCTGCAGCACTGGGACTGCGCCAGCGGCAAGCTGCGCCAAGCGGTGGCCATCGATGAGAGTTTGTCCTCGCTGGCAGTGCGGGATGATGGTAGATTTGTGGCTGTGGGAACCATGTTCTCGGGCAGCGTATCCATGTACATAGCATTTAGTCTGCAG CGTGTTCTGCACATTCCTCATGCTCACTCGATGTTCGTGACGGGTCTGCAATTTCTGCCCATAACCAACGAGGAGGGGCCGCCCATCTCGAGCGATACAGATGCGGCTGTTCTGTCCATCTCTGTGGACAATAAAGTCTGCATTCATAGTCTGGCCCAAAGGC GTACTATCCCTGCCTGGATGGCCATTGCCTTTATTATTGTCATGATATTTGCCGTCTTTGTGCTGTGCTCGTACATTGGCATCTGA
- the LOC108163670 gene encoding Krueppel homolog 1-like isoform X2 has translation MVYYPANQLLIKTEQPAQTQFCLQVPPPLTATPSAGIGGAPLGGQQEHYELLQTPQQRQMQLQQQQSQEQQQFVSYSYQLALQQQHESITTTTTTPHAASAAAAAQRVKTEPPPSASYSAATAQPRKQNGTKPQFKCEQCGMTFGSKSAHTSHTKSHAKNAEMALHGAGGAPGHASTSSPIELNEAGLPVGIPKSPTIKPLANVAAGADPYQCNVCQKTFAVPARLIRHYRTHTGERPFECEFCHKLFSVKENLQVHRRIHTKERPYKCDVCGRAFEHSGKLHRHMRIHTGERPHKCSVCEKTFIQSGQLVIHMRTHTGEKPYKCPEPGCGKGFTCSKQLKVHSRTHTGEKPYHCDICFRDFGYNHVLKLHRVQHYGSKCYKCTICDETFKNKKEMEAHIKGHANEIPDDEAEAAGATAVGSTSSASSSSSQGLASNSESSNNSPPSSPPAVKKPRQPRQPRAVKAAVTGVPVLSAPLSPSSPSSTYSPSASSLASPPPSAVQYLPAVPLDTDALSRDSGVSSAQPAPSSYTEEELPTDLSMQQNQSQSQPPAPMVYQPYQATPSLVELQPQAQPLTINPALLEAASIARQDEDHVNDEDVHAAAWQMMQLRRGHAASPPPEAVPQPTPSPQPTLHVSDLAANYDDTHEATVLIEHFKRGDLARHGLHKGYAPVPKYESALPNPDIVRRVEAAIGLRSSTESPERSSSPESDSLMMADRNVMTLPLRKRKHYMNKGDGTACQADSSNNSQAALGGAGDGATSATTTLTDAINNSKVMRMNSVIQFAKAS, from the exons ATGGTCTACTATCCCGCTAACCAGCTGCTCATAAAAACGGAGCAACCCGCCCAAACGCAATTCTGCCTGCAGGTGCCGCCCCCATTAACGGCGACGCCAAGTGCGGGCATTGGTGGGGCGCCACTGGGCGGACAGCAGGAGCACTACGAGCTGCTGCAGACGCCGCAGCAGCGACAAatgcaactgcagcagcagcagtcccAGGAACAACAGCAATTTGTTAGCTACAGCTATCAGCTGGCGTTACAACAGCAGCATGAAAGtattacaacaacaacaacgacgccaCATGCAGcatccgcagcagcagcagcacagcgCGTCAAGACAGAGCCTCCGCCAAGCGCCAGCTACAGCGCTGCCACTGCGCAGCCGCGCAAGCAGAACGGCACGAAACCACAGTTCAAGTGCGAACAGTGCGGCATGACGTTCGGCAGCAAATCGGCCCACACTTCGCACACGAAGTCGCATGCGAAGAATGCCGAAATGGCACTCCATGGAGCGGGAGGAGCACCCGGCCACGCATCCACATCGTCACCCATCGAACTGAACGAAGCGGGTCTGCCGGTGGGCATACCCAAGAGTCCGACCATCAAGCCGCTAGCGAATGTGGCCGCCGGAGCGGATCCGTATCAGTGCAATGTGTGCCAGAAGACATTCGCAGTGCCCGCGAGGCTG ATCCGTCACTATCGCACCCATACCGGAGAACGTCCCTTCGAGTGCGAATTCTGCCACAAGCTATTCAGCGTCAAGGAGAACCTCCAGGTGCACCGTCGCATCCACACCAAGGAGCGTCCGTACAAGTGTGATGTATGCGGCAGGGCCTTTGAGCATTCGGGAAAGCTGCATCGCCACATGCGCATCCATACGGGAGAGCGGCCGCACAAGTGCTCCGTCTGTGAGAAGACCTTCATCCAATCCGGACAGCTGGTCATCCACATGCGCACCCACACGGGCGAGAAGCCGTACAAGTGCCCGGAGCCGGGCTGCGGCAAGGGATTCACCTGCTCCAAACAGCTCAAGGTGCACTCCCGCACGCACACGGGCGAGAAGCCCTATCACTGCGACATCTGCTTCCgggattttgggtacaatcaCGTGCTGAAGCTGCATCGCGTGCAACACTACGGATCCAAGTGCTACAAGTGCACCATCTGCGACGAGACGTTCAAGAACAAGAAGGAGATGGAGGCCCACATCAAGGGGCATGCCAACGAGATACCCGACGATGAGGCCGAGGCGGCAGGTGCAACGGCAGTGGGTTCCACCTCCTCCgcatcgtcgtcgtcctcgcaGGGACTCGCCAGCAATTCTGAAAGCAGCAATAATTCTCCCCCAAGCTCTCCGCCGGCAGTGAAGAAGCCTCGCCAACCACGTCAGCCTCGTGCAGTCAAGGCGGCCGTCACTGGAGTGCCAGTCCTTTCCGCCCCACTATCGCCAAGCTCTCCCAGTTCCACGTACTCGCCATCCGCCAGCAGCCTGGCCTCACCGCCGCCATCCGCAGTCCAATATCTGCCCGCCGTGCCATTGGACACGGATGCACTAAGTCGGGACAGTGGCGTCTCCAGTGCCCAGCCCGCCCCCAGCAGCTATACGGAGGAGGAATTGCCCACGGATCTGAGCATGCAACAGaatcagagccagagccagccgCCAGCACCAATGGTCTACCAGCCCTACCAGGCGACGCCCAGTTTAGTGGAGCTACAGCCACAGGCACAGCCCCTGACCATCAATCCTGCACTGCTCGAGGCGGCCAGTATTGCACGTCAGGATGAGGACCATGTCAACGATGAGGATGTCCATGCCGCTGCCTGGCAAATGATGCAACTGCGCCGTGGGCATGCTGCTTCACCTCCTCCAGAGGCAGTGCCACAGCCAACGCCATCGCCACAGCCCACGCTGCATGTCAGCGATCTGGCGGCCAACTATGACGATACCCACGAGGCCACCGTGCTCATCGAGCACTTTAAGCGTGGCGATCTGGCACGTCATGGCCTGCACAAAGGCTACGCGCCTGTGCCCAAGTATGA ATCTGCCCTTCCAAATCCTGACATTGTGCGCCGCGTGGAGGCAGCCATTGGTCTGCGATCCAGCACAGAGTCGCCTGAGCGTAGCTCCTCGCCGGAAAGCGATTCCCTGATGATGGCCGATCGGAATGTGATGACGCTGCCGCTGAGGAAGCGCAAGCATTACATGAACAAGGGCGATGGCACGGCATGTCAGGCTGATAGTAGCAACAACAGCCAGGCGGCGCTGGGGGGAGCAGGAGATGGCGCCACATCGGCTACGACGACCTTAACGGATGCCATCAACAACTCCAAGGTGATGAGGATGAACTCTGTCATACAGTTCGCCAAGGCCTCGTAG
- the LOC108163670 gene encoding Krueppel homolog 1-like isoform X3: MTDFSMNDILRSFRKMRMNKSTGQGGHHQYHHPQQQQQHHPQNIQAHQHTYPVQQSKDLKKIIKIIKKNLIKEKITHSATTNMVYYPANQLLIKTEQPAQTQFCLQVPPPLTATPSAGIGGAPLGGQQEHYELLQTPQQRQMQLQQQQSQEQQQFVSYSYQLALQQQHESITTTTTTPHAASAAAAAQRVKTEPPPSASYSAATAQPRKQNGTKPQFKCEQCGMTFGSKSAHTSHTKSHAKNAEMALHGAGGAPGHASTSSPIELNEAGLPVGIPKSPTIKPLANVAAGADPYQCNVCQKTFAVPARLIRHYRTHTGERPFECEFCHKLFSVKENLQVHRRIHTKERPYKCDVCGRAFEHSGKLHRHMRIHTGERPHKCSVCEKTFIQSGQLVIHMRTHTGEKPYKCPEPGCGKGFTCSKQLKVHSRTHTGEKPYHCDICFRDFGYNHVLKLHRVQHYGSKCYKCTICDETFKNKKEMEAHIKGHANEIPDDEAEAAGATAVGSTSSASSSSSQGLASNSESSNNSPPSSPPAVKKPRQPRQPRAVKAAVTGVPVLSAPLSPSSPSSTYSPSASSLASPPPSAVQYLPAVPLDTDALSRDSGVSSAQPAPSSYTEEELPTDLSMQQNQSQSQPPAPMVYQPYQATPSLVELQPQAQPLTINPALLEAASIARQDEDHVNDEDVHAAAWQMMQLRRGHAASPPPEAVPQPTPSPQPTLHVSDLAANYDDTHEATVLIEHFKRGDLARHGLHKGYAPVPKYESALPNPDIVRRVEAAIGLRSSTESPERSSSPESDSLMMADRNVMTLPLRKRKHYMNKGDGTACQADSSNNSQAALGGAGDGATSATTTLTDAINNSKVMRMNSVIQFAKAS, from the exons ATGACTGATTTCTCAATGAACGATATCTTGAGATCGTTTAGAAAAATGCGCATGAACAAGAGCACGGGTCAGGGCGGACACCACCAGTATCATCatccccagcagcagcagcagcatcatcctCAGAATATCCAGGCCCACCAGCACACCTATCCCGTGCAACAGTCCAAGGATTTGAAGAAAATCATCAAAATCATTAAGAAGAATCTGATCAAAGAGAAAATCACTC ATTCAGCCACAACCAATATGGTCTACTATCCCGCTAACCAGCTGCTCATAAAAACGGAGCAACCCGCCCAAACGCAATTCTGCCTGCAGGTGCCGCCCCCATTAACGGCGACGCCAAGTGCGGGCATTGGTGGGGCGCCACTGGGCGGACAGCAGGAGCACTACGAGCTGCTGCAGACGCCGCAGCAGCGACAAatgcaactgcagcagcagcagtcccAGGAACAACAGCAATTTGTTAGCTACAGCTATCAGCTGGCGTTACAACAGCAGCATGAAAGtattacaacaacaacaacgacgccaCATGCAGcatccgcagcagcagcagcacagcgCGTCAAGACAGAGCCTCCGCCAAGCGCCAGCTACAGCGCTGCCACTGCGCAGCCGCGCAAGCAGAACGGCACGAAACCACAGTTCAAGTGCGAACAGTGCGGCATGACGTTCGGCAGCAAATCGGCCCACACTTCGCACACGAAGTCGCATGCGAAGAATGCCGAAATGGCACTCCATGGAGCGGGAGGAGCACCCGGCCACGCATCCACATCGTCACCCATCGAACTGAACGAAGCGGGTCTGCCGGTGGGCATACCCAAGAGTCCGACCATCAAGCCGCTAGCGAATGTGGCCGCCGGAGCGGATCCGTATCAGTGCAATGTGTGCCAGAAGACATTCGCAGTGCCCGCGAGGCTG ATCCGTCACTATCGCACCCATACCGGAGAACGTCCCTTCGAGTGCGAATTCTGCCACAAGCTATTCAGCGTCAAGGAGAACCTCCAGGTGCACCGTCGCATCCACACCAAGGAGCGTCCGTACAAGTGTGATGTATGCGGCAGGGCCTTTGAGCATTCGGGAAAGCTGCATCGCCACATGCGCATCCATACGGGAGAGCGGCCGCACAAGTGCTCCGTCTGTGAGAAGACCTTCATCCAATCCGGACAGCTGGTCATCCACATGCGCACCCACACGGGCGAGAAGCCGTACAAGTGCCCGGAGCCGGGCTGCGGCAAGGGATTCACCTGCTCCAAACAGCTCAAGGTGCACTCCCGCACGCACACGGGCGAGAAGCCCTATCACTGCGACATCTGCTTCCgggattttgggtacaatcaCGTGCTGAAGCTGCATCGCGTGCAACACTACGGATCCAAGTGCTACAAGTGCACCATCTGCGACGAGACGTTCAAGAACAAGAAGGAGATGGAGGCCCACATCAAGGGGCATGCCAACGAGATACCCGACGATGAGGCCGAGGCGGCAGGTGCAACGGCAGTGGGTTCCACCTCCTCCgcatcgtcgtcgtcctcgcaGGGACTCGCCAGCAATTCTGAAAGCAGCAATAATTCTCCCCCAAGCTCTCCGCCGGCAGTGAAGAAGCCTCGCCAACCACGTCAGCCTCGTGCAGTCAAGGCGGCCGTCACTGGAGTGCCAGTCCTTTCCGCCCCACTATCGCCAAGCTCTCCCAGTTCCACGTACTCGCCATCCGCCAGCAGCCTGGCCTCACCGCCGCCATCCGCAGTCCAATATCTGCCCGCCGTGCCATTGGACACGGATGCACTAAGTCGGGACAGTGGCGTCTCCAGTGCCCAGCCCGCCCCCAGCAGCTATACGGAGGAGGAATTGCCCACGGATCTGAGCATGCAACAGaatcagagccagagccagccgCCAGCACCAATGGTCTACCAGCCCTACCAGGCGACGCCCAGTTTAGTGGAGCTACAGCCACAGGCACAGCCCCTGACCATCAATCCTGCACTGCTCGAGGCGGCCAGTATTGCACGTCAGGATGAGGACCATGTCAACGATGAGGATGTCCATGCCGCTGCCTGGCAAATGATGCAACTGCGCCGTGGGCATGCTGCTTCACCTCCTCCAGAGGCAGTGCCACAGCCAACGCCATCGCCACAGCCCACGCTGCATGTCAGCGATCTGGCGGCCAACTATGACGATACCCACGAGGCCACCGTGCTCATCGAGCACTTTAAGCGTGGCGATCTGGCACGTCATGGCCTGCACAAAGGCTACGCGCCTGTGCCCAAGTATGA ATCTGCCCTTCCAAATCCTGACATTGTGCGCCGCGTGGAGGCAGCCATTGGTCTGCGATCCAGCACAGAGTCGCCTGAGCGTAGCTCCTCGCCGGAAAGCGATTCCCTGATGATGGCCGATCGGAATGTGATGACGCTGCCGCTGAGGAAGCGCAAGCATTACATGAACAAGGGCGATGGCACGGCATGTCAGGCTGATAGTAGCAACAACAGCCAGGCGGCGCTGGGGGGAGCAGGAGATGGCGCCACATCGGCTACGACGACCTTAACGGATGCCATCAACAACTCCAAGGTGATGAGGATGAACTCTGTCATACAGTTCGCCAAGGCCTCGTAG
- the LOC108163670 gene encoding Krueppel homolog 1-like isoform X1, translating into MTESKNDAKTWATKQIWIKDVLYKSGTELVDISKSKPKSGPAAAPKKSNAKDSATTNMVYYPANQLLIKTEQPAQTQFCLQVPPPLTATPSAGIGGAPLGGQQEHYELLQTPQQRQMQLQQQQSQEQQQFVSYSYQLALQQQHESITTTTTTPHAASAAAAAQRVKTEPPPSASYSAATAQPRKQNGTKPQFKCEQCGMTFGSKSAHTSHTKSHAKNAEMALHGAGGAPGHASTSSPIELNEAGLPVGIPKSPTIKPLANVAAGADPYQCNVCQKTFAVPARLIRHYRTHTGERPFECEFCHKLFSVKENLQVHRRIHTKERPYKCDVCGRAFEHSGKLHRHMRIHTGERPHKCSVCEKTFIQSGQLVIHMRTHTGEKPYKCPEPGCGKGFTCSKQLKVHSRTHTGEKPYHCDICFRDFGYNHVLKLHRVQHYGSKCYKCTICDETFKNKKEMEAHIKGHANEIPDDEAEAAGATAVGSTSSASSSSSQGLASNSESSNNSPPSSPPAVKKPRQPRQPRAVKAAVTGVPVLSAPLSPSSPSSTYSPSASSLASPPPSAVQYLPAVPLDTDALSRDSGVSSAQPAPSSYTEEELPTDLSMQQNQSQSQPPAPMVYQPYQATPSLVELQPQAQPLTINPALLEAASIARQDEDHVNDEDVHAAAWQMMQLRRGHAASPPPEAVPQPTPSPQPTLHVSDLAANYDDTHEATVLIEHFKRGDLARHGLHKGYAPVPKYESALPNPDIVRRVEAAIGLRSSTESPERSSSPESDSLMMADRNVMTLPLRKRKHYMNKGDGTACQADSSNNSQAALGGAGDGATSATTTLTDAINNSKVMRMNSVIQFAKAS; encoded by the exons ATGACTGAAAGCAAGAATGACGCAAAAACTTGGGCCACCAAGCAGATATGGATTAAAGATGTGCTCTACAAATCGGGCACTGAACTGGTGGATATATCCAAGTCCAAGCCAAAGTCGGGCCCCGCTGCTGCCCCCAAGAAATCGAATGCAAAAG ATTCAGCCACAACCAATATGGTCTACTATCCCGCTAACCAGCTGCTCATAAAAACGGAGCAACCCGCCCAAACGCAATTCTGCCTGCAGGTGCCGCCCCCATTAACGGCGACGCCAAGTGCGGGCATTGGTGGGGCGCCACTGGGCGGACAGCAGGAGCACTACGAGCTGCTGCAGACGCCGCAGCAGCGACAAatgcaactgcagcagcagcagtcccAGGAACAACAGCAATTTGTTAGCTACAGCTATCAGCTGGCGTTACAACAGCAGCATGAAAGtattacaacaacaacaacgacgccaCATGCAGcatccgcagcagcagcagcacagcgCGTCAAGACAGAGCCTCCGCCAAGCGCCAGCTACAGCGCTGCCACTGCGCAGCCGCGCAAGCAGAACGGCACGAAACCACAGTTCAAGTGCGAACAGTGCGGCATGACGTTCGGCAGCAAATCGGCCCACACTTCGCACACGAAGTCGCATGCGAAGAATGCCGAAATGGCACTCCATGGAGCGGGAGGAGCACCCGGCCACGCATCCACATCGTCACCCATCGAACTGAACGAAGCGGGTCTGCCGGTGGGCATACCCAAGAGTCCGACCATCAAGCCGCTAGCGAATGTGGCCGCCGGAGCGGATCCGTATCAGTGCAATGTGTGCCAGAAGACATTCGCAGTGCCCGCGAGGCTG ATCCGTCACTATCGCACCCATACCGGAGAACGTCCCTTCGAGTGCGAATTCTGCCACAAGCTATTCAGCGTCAAGGAGAACCTCCAGGTGCACCGTCGCATCCACACCAAGGAGCGTCCGTACAAGTGTGATGTATGCGGCAGGGCCTTTGAGCATTCGGGAAAGCTGCATCGCCACATGCGCATCCATACGGGAGAGCGGCCGCACAAGTGCTCCGTCTGTGAGAAGACCTTCATCCAATCCGGACAGCTGGTCATCCACATGCGCACCCACACGGGCGAGAAGCCGTACAAGTGCCCGGAGCCGGGCTGCGGCAAGGGATTCACCTGCTCCAAACAGCTCAAGGTGCACTCCCGCACGCACACGGGCGAGAAGCCCTATCACTGCGACATCTGCTTCCgggattttgggtacaatcaCGTGCTGAAGCTGCATCGCGTGCAACACTACGGATCCAAGTGCTACAAGTGCACCATCTGCGACGAGACGTTCAAGAACAAGAAGGAGATGGAGGCCCACATCAAGGGGCATGCCAACGAGATACCCGACGATGAGGCCGAGGCGGCAGGTGCAACGGCAGTGGGTTCCACCTCCTCCgcatcgtcgtcgtcctcgcaGGGACTCGCCAGCAATTCTGAAAGCAGCAATAATTCTCCCCCAAGCTCTCCGCCGGCAGTGAAGAAGCCTCGCCAACCACGTCAGCCTCGTGCAGTCAAGGCGGCCGTCACTGGAGTGCCAGTCCTTTCCGCCCCACTATCGCCAAGCTCTCCCAGTTCCACGTACTCGCCATCCGCCAGCAGCCTGGCCTCACCGCCGCCATCCGCAGTCCAATATCTGCCCGCCGTGCCATTGGACACGGATGCACTAAGTCGGGACAGTGGCGTCTCCAGTGCCCAGCCCGCCCCCAGCAGCTATACGGAGGAGGAATTGCCCACGGATCTGAGCATGCAACAGaatcagagccagagccagccgCCAGCACCAATGGTCTACCAGCCCTACCAGGCGACGCCCAGTTTAGTGGAGCTACAGCCACAGGCACAGCCCCTGACCATCAATCCTGCACTGCTCGAGGCGGCCAGTATTGCACGTCAGGATGAGGACCATGTCAACGATGAGGATGTCCATGCCGCTGCCTGGCAAATGATGCAACTGCGCCGTGGGCATGCTGCTTCACCTCCTCCAGAGGCAGTGCCACAGCCAACGCCATCGCCACAGCCCACGCTGCATGTCAGCGATCTGGCGGCCAACTATGACGATACCCACGAGGCCACCGTGCTCATCGAGCACTTTAAGCGTGGCGATCTGGCACGTCATGGCCTGCACAAAGGCTACGCGCCTGTGCCCAAGTATGA ATCTGCCCTTCCAAATCCTGACATTGTGCGCCGCGTGGAGGCAGCCATTGGTCTGCGATCCAGCACAGAGTCGCCTGAGCGTAGCTCCTCGCCGGAAAGCGATTCCCTGATGATGGCCGATCGGAATGTGATGACGCTGCCGCTGAGGAAGCGCAAGCATTACATGAACAAGGGCGATGGCACGGCATGTCAGGCTGATAGTAGCAACAACAGCCAGGCGGCGCTGGGGGGAGCAGGAGATGGCGCCACATCGGCTACGACGACCTTAACGGATGCCATCAACAACTCCAAGGTGATGAGGATGAACTCTGTCATACAGTTCGCCAAGGCCTCGTAG